A stretch of Candidatus Poribacteria bacterium DNA encodes these proteins:
- a CDS encoding phytanoyl-CoA dioxygenase family protein, protein MAQTVFVGDHELAFPGPHLGVLRDCNTVLDSAEGLHKQIAEDGYLLARGLIDKEKLIAGRRAILEYANGNGKDNVFKPDTDIMEAVAGEGSPGRTMGTPAVTHHPDVQSVLEGDELFKFFRNFFGGDTRTFDYKWLRFVRPDGWSGPHFDFVYMGRGSKQLHTCWVPFGDVPATMGTLTVLVGSHNLPSFAPIRDTYGKTDVDRDGTPGHFGRDPMEISHKYGGEWQTADFEMGDVIIFTMHTMHTSTKNLSDRWRISCDIRFQPAEHPIDERWVGKNPISHTGSQKISFEEAKKQWGLE, encoded by the coding sequence ATGGCACAAACCGTTTTTGTAGGAGACCATGAACTGGCCTTTCCAGGTCCACACCTCGGTGTGCTTCGGGACTGTAACACCGTGCTTGACTCAGCAGAAGGCTTGCACAAACAGATAGCAGAAGACGGGTATCTACTCGCTCGCGGTTTAATTGATAAAGAAAAACTGATCGCGGGGCGGCGCGCGATCCTTGAATACGCCAATGGGAACGGAAAAGATAACGTTTTCAAACCCGACACCGACATCATGGAGGCAGTCGCAGGTGAAGGAAGTCCGGGACGAACGATGGGCACACCCGCTGTTACACACCATCCAGATGTCCAATCCGTTTTGGAGGGTGATGAACTTTTCAAGTTTTTCCGAAATTTCTTTGGTGGCGATACCCGCACATTTGATTACAAGTGGCTCCGGTTCGTCCGTCCCGACGGCTGGTCGGGACCGCATTTCGATTTCGTCTATATGGGGAGAGGCTCAAAGCAGCTGCACACCTGTTGGGTACCGTTCGGTGATGTGCCTGCAACGATGGGAACGTTGACAGTCTTGGTCGGCTCACACAACCTACCGAGTTTCGCACCGATTCGGGACACCTACGGCAAAACAGATGTTGATAGAGACGGGACTCCCGGACACTTCGGACGCGATCCGATGGAAATCAGCCATAAATACGGGGGTGAGTGGCAGACAGCCGATTTCGAGATGGGGGATGTCATCATCTTCACGATGCACACGATGCACACCTCCACCAAGAACCTTTCAGATCGTTGGCGTATCAGTTGCGACATTCGTTTCCAACCGGCAGAGCATCCGATCGATGAGCGATGGGTCGGCAAAAACCCGATTTCTCACACCGGAAGCCAAAAAATTTCGTTTGAAGAAGCGAAAAAACAGTGGGGATTAGAGTAG
- a CDS encoding phytanoyl-CoA dioxygenase family protein, translated as MKEYLEIQKPELGYTYEFEVDQLVQMSECLAAHGFAIVKDVLPPELVDSLKQAVFDGTDPNRALEHGQSRTRHAWVESGPGAWQLLGYDPFMKIHRHLIGTDEMTVHRSAAIIRMPGSQPVAWHTDWCGFSTDTPKNSGDVLNRGLWPSGKWFYLTGSRPEHGGLCVIEDSHVENWEGPEGFNLTADKRSFYKEGEEEKAYVGFDIPGLVPLFTNPGDMIVFAHRTYHGAFPNQIDEIRLSCAIGFRSRSHHIDIPWEIPDDGRQFLADLPPHFQQYTHGYTSIDVAWRG; from the coding sequence ATGAAGGAATATTTAGAGATTCAGAAACCTGAACTTGGTTATACTTACGAGTTTGAGGTGGATCAACTTGTTCAGATGTCCGAATGCTTGGCGGCACACGGTTTCGCGATTGTTAAAGATGTTCTGCCGCCTGAGTTGGTTGACAGTCTCAAACAGGCGGTCTTTGATGGGACGGATCCAAACAGAGCATTGGAACATGGGCAGAGCCGGACCCGACACGCTTGGGTTGAGTCTGGTCCGGGGGCTTGGCAGCTGCTTGGATATGACCCCTTCATGAAAATCCATCGCCATCTCATCGGGACAGACGAAATGACTGTCCACCGTTCTGCTGCTATCATTCGGATGCCCGGATCCCAGCCTGTTGCATGGCACACGGATTGGTGCGGGTTTTCGACAGACACACCGAAGAACTCGGGCGATGTGTTGAACCGTGGACTGTGGCCCTCAGGCAAATGGTTCTATCTGACGGGTTCTCGTCCGGAACACGGTGGTCTGTGCGTGATTGAGGATTCTCACGTAGAGAACTGGGAGGGACCTGAAGGTTTCAACCTAACTGCCGACAAGCGTTCCTTCTATAAGGAGGGTGAAGAAGAGAAGGCGTACGTCGGTTTTGATATTCCGGGGTTAGTACCGCTGTTCACGAATCCGGGGGATATGATTGTGTTTGCGCATCGGACGTATCACGGTGCATTTCCGAACCAGATTGATGAGATCCGGTTGTCGTGTGCGATCGGTTTTCGGAGTCGATCTCACCACATTGATATTCCATGGGAGATTCCAGACGACGGTAGGCAGTTCTTAGCGGATTTACCGCCGCATTTTCAGCAATATACGCATGGGTATACCAGTATTGATGTGGCTTGGCGTGGGTAA
- a CDS encoding AAA family ATPase produces the protein MSEQTIKGITKITVKGFKSIAEECEIDIRPLTILAGANSSGKSSIMQPLLLLKQTLEAPYDPGPLLIDGPNVQFTETAQFLSTVIGEKGTDRFQLRIETHVHDFSRSVATTYRKGENRIELIEMTAEEKVRNNQTLSSECLTLYPEMTSAEIKSVIEGLSIPKDLDTVKRFRCFLVLGFKDGYTFFTITPDFESNILNSIHLPGLRGNPERIYKLISTGPRYLGTFENYVASIIHEWQEAKDERLKTVVRALHILGLTGQVGTKQIGDVGIEVQVGRLPRGSTDHTDMVNIADVGLGVSQVLPVLVALIVAEPGQLVYLEQPELHLHPRAQVALAQVLADAAKRGVRVVAETHSSLLLLGIQTLVAEGDLPPELVKLHWFTRRADGVTEVNSADLDEAGAYGEWPEDFADVDLTIQSRYLDAVDRLHFGKEEAS, from the coding sequence ATGTCGGAACAAACGATAAAAGGCATCACCAAGATAACTGTGAAGGGTTTCAAGTCGATAGCGGAGGAGTGTGAAATAGACATCCGTCCACTGACAATCCTTGCCGGCGCGAACAGTTCTGGGAAATCCAGCATCATGCAACCGCTATTGCTGCTAAAACAGACACTGGAGGCACCCTATGATCCAGGACCGCTGTTAATTGATGGGCCTAATGTACAATTTACTGAAACAGCGCAATTTTTGTCCACGGTAATTGGTGAAAAAGGTACTGACCGTTTCCAGCTTCGGATTGAAACTCACGTGCATGATTTTTCTCGCTCGGTGGCGACAACTTACAGAAAAGGGGAAAATAGGATTGAACTTATCGAAATGACAGCAGAAGAGAAAGTAAGAAACAACCAGACCTTGTCTTCTGAGTGTTTAACTTTGTATCCTGAAATGACATCTGCGGAAATTAAATCTGTAATTGAAGGACTCTCAATTCCCAAGGATCTTGATACAGTGAAGCGTTTCCGATGTTTTTTAGTTCTTGGATTCAAAGATGGCTATACGTTTTTTACCATTACCCCTGACTTTGAGTCCAATATTCTCAACAGCATCCACCTCCCCGGCTTACGCGGTAATCCAGAACGTATTTACAAACTTATCAGCACCGGACCCCGGTACCTCGGCACCTTTGAAAATTACGTTGCAAGTATCATTCACGAGTGGCAGGAGGCAAAAGATGAACGCCTGAAAACGGTGGTTCGTGCCCTTCACATCCTTGGACTGACAGGACAAGTTGGCACCAAACAAATTGGGGACGTAGGCATTGAAGTTCAAGTGGGTCGTCTCCCACGCGGCAGCACTGACCATACGGATATGGTCAATATCGCTGACGTGGGATTAGGGGTATCGCAAGTTCTGCCCGTTTTAGTGGCTTTGATTGTTGCTGAGCCTGGACAGTTAGTTTATCTCGAACAACCCGAACTGCATCTCCATCCACGCGCACAAGTTGCATTAGCGCAAGTGCTGGCAGACGCTGCGAAGCGCGGGGTCCGTGTCGTCGCCGAAACGCACAGTTCACTGCTACTGTTGGGGATCCAAACACTTGTTGCTGAAGGAGACCTCCCGCCAGAGTTGGTCAAACTGCACTGGTTCACACGGCGTGCAGATGGCGTAACCGAAGTTAACAGTGCCGATTTAGACGAAGCAGGAGCTTATGGAGAGTGGCCCGAAGATTTTGCAGATGTCGATCTCACAATACAGAGCCGTTATCTTGATGCCGTAGATAGACTTCACTTTGGCAAAGAGGAGGCATCTTGA
- a CDS encoding NCS2 family permease: MLEKLFELKNHNTSVRRELVAGFTNFMTISYIIFVQPNFLSAAGMNPGAVMVATCVSSAIATFLMAFLTNYPVVLAPGMGLNAYFAFEVCSNSGLGLSWQEGLGIVFIAGMLFLILSFVGIREAVMNALPASLQNAIAIGIGLFIAFIGLQMSGIITKDPATFITRGDLDSKHILLALFGIAVILALMARKVRGAILIGILITTGANLIFGFVNYGGIAALPPDPTPTLFKLQFPNIFAKLDLIPVIFVFFAIDMFDSIGTLTAIGYRAELMEAGKLAKARRALMVDAASTAGGACLGTSTVTCYIESATGIAEGGRTGLTAVFTGIFMLGSLLFIPLIKIIGGGYPINPIIGPALIVVGGLMLRNIIQIDWEDITESIPAFLTMIMMPLSFSITDGIGFGVISLAFLKLVTGRSKEIHPIIYYFALFFIACYIGGL; encoded by the coding sequence ATGCTAGAAAAGCTATTTGAGTTAAAAAACCACAACACTTCGGTGAGACGCGAACTGGTCGCAGGTTTCACGAATTTCATGACGATTTCCTATATTATTTTCGTGCAACCCAATTTTCTTTCAGCTGCTGGGATGAACCCTGGGGCTGTCATGGTGGCGACCTGCGTATCCAGTGCAATCGCAACATTCCTTATGGCGTTTCTTACGAACTATCCCGTCGTATTAGCACCCGGGATGGGGCTTAACGCCTATTTTGCCTTTGAAGTGTGTAGCAACAGCGGTTTAGGTCTATCTTGGCAGGAAGGATTAGGCATCGTTTTCATAGCAGGTATGCTGTTCCTTATCCTTTCATTTGTAGGAATACGAGAAGCCGTCATGAACGCGCTTCCGGCCTCGCTCCAAAACGCGATTGCCATTGGAATCGGACTGTTCATTGCCTTTATCGGGCTACAGATGAGTGGAATCATTACAAAAGATCCCGCCACGTTTATAACGCGAGGAGATCTCGACTCTAAACATATCCTCCTCGCACTCTTCGGCATCGCGGTCATACTCGCACTCATGGCACGTAAAGTACGGGGCGCGATTCTGATTGGTATCCTTATCACAACGGGGGCTAACCTGATCTTCGGATTCGTTAACTACGGGGGCATCGCCGCCCTTCCACCGGATCCAACGCCAACGCTCTTTAAATTACAGTTCCCGAACATCTTCGCCAAACTGGACCTCATTCCGGTCATCTTTGTGTTCTTTGCCATCGACATGTTTGATAGCATCGGCACACTCACGGCTATCGGCTATAGAGCGGAACTCATGGAAGCCGGAAAACTCGCTAAAGCGCGACGCGCACTTATGGTAGACGCAGCCAGTACCGCTGGTGGTGCTTGCCTCGGCACTTCCACCGTGACATGCTACATCGAAAGTGCAACCGGGATCGCTGAAGGCGGACGCACAGGACTTACCGCTGTCTTCACTGGGATTTTCATGTTGGGTTCGCTCCTTTTCATCCCGCTCATTAAGATTATCGGCGGCGGCTATCCCATCAATCCGATTATTGGGCCAGCACTTATCGTCGTCGGTGGGTTGATGCTCAGAAACATCATCCAGATCGATTGGGAAGACATCACAGAATCGATCCCGGCGTTCCTCACGATGATCATGATGCCGCTCTCCTTCAGCATTACAGACGGCATCGGTTTCGGGGTTATCTCGTTAGCGTTCCTCAAATTAGTAACCGGACGTAGCAAAGAGATCCATCCGATCATCTACTACTTCGCACTCTTCTTCATCGCCTGCTACATCGGCGGTCTGTAG
- a CDS encoding D-glycerate dehydrogenase → MSGFKVFITRPIPEEIRAKIAEECEVDMWHTSAILPPIAEKIPPLDGLMTYGHEPVSPEMIATAPNLKAISVVGVGYDHVHVGACRERGIAVGHTPGVLSDTTADMTMALLLATARNIVPAYNHVQVSKQWKYYDPNILWGTDVHHATLGIVGMGRIGYAVAKRAKAFDMRVLYYKRERRPDWEEELGVEYVAFEELLQASDFVSLHVPLTDETTHLIGKAELASMKDTAILVNIARGPVVDHYALYDALKQGQIAGAAVDVTEPEPINTDHPLLSLDNVIIAPHLGSATVQTRMKMATMAMENLLAGLKGEQLPYGVLQPNFP, encoded by the coding sequence TTGTCAGGATTTAAAGTTTTTATCACCCGACCTATCCCGGAAGAAATTCGTGCGAAAATCGCGGAAGAATGCGAAGTTGATATGTGGCATACGAGTGCTATCTTACCGCCTATCGCCGAAAAAATTCCGCCGCTTGACGGGTTAATGACTTATGGACACGAACCCGTCTCTCCAGAGATGATCGCGACTGCACCGAACCTCAAAGCGATCTCCGTCGTCGGGGTCGGTTATGATCATGTCCATGTTGGGGCTTGCAGAGAACGCGGCATCGCAGTTGGACACACACCCGGTGTCCTCAGTGATACCACCGCTGACATGACGATGGCACTCCTGCTCGCCACCGCACGAAACATTGTCCCGGCGTATAATCACGTCCAAGTGTCCAAGCAGTGGAAATATTACGATCCGAATATCCTCTGGGGTACCGATGTGCATCACGCAACGTTAGGGATCGTTGGTATGGGTAGAATTGGCTACGCTGTTGCCAAGCGCGCAAAAGCGTTTGATATGCGCGTGCTTTACTACAAACGCGAACGCCGACCCGATTGGGAAGAGGAACTCGGCGTAGAATACGTAGCATTTGAAGAACTTCTGCAAGCCTCCGATTTCGTGTCGCTTCACGTGCCACTGACCGACGAGACAACACATCTTATCGGCAAAGCAGAACTTGCGTCAATGAAAGACACTGCTATTTTAGTCAACATCGCCAGAGGTCCCGTCGTTGACCACTACGCCTTATACGACGCGCTCAAGCAAGGGCAAATTGCCGGTGCTGCCGTTGACGTAACCGAACCGGAACCGATCAATACCGATCACCCACTCCTCAGTTTAGACAATGTTATCATTGCACCGCATCTCGGCAGTGCGACTGTCCAAACACGGATGAAAATGGCAACAATGGCGATGGAGAATTTGCTCGCAGGGTTAAAGGGGGAACAATTGCCTTACGGCGTGCTCCAGCCAAACTTTCCATAA
- the der gene encoding ribosome biogenesis GTPase Der, producing METRCPIVAIVGRPNVGKSSLFNRITASAPITLPYTYDDAETETSDKPRNIKKTRMPRKFAVVHDTPGVTRDRNYADVEWEDRAFTIVDTGGLDIDPDDRLIDNVQSQVDAALDEASLILFVVDARTGIMPHDRTVADKLRATDKPIFLVVNKVDTERFRNEAAEFYALGFPEPIWTSCVQNDGIRELLDLVVDSLPETDETLYDTSSTIKIAIVGRPNVGKSSLINNLLGEERMIVDDRPGTTRDAVNIQIVHDNIPFEIVDTAGMRRKSAINDELESATVKRAIHSIRQSDIAVLVLDVTQEAAQQDKAIAKFIERQGKASVLVMNKWDLIEKDNATHPAFMDKLDIQLPQLDYVPRVFVSAATGQRVTQILTTALEVHREYCTHIPTPALNELLLELRNAHPPPRVKGVRPALKYITQVETKPPTFLIFGRNVNRVGQPYEAYLVNNIRREFGFHGTPIRIFYRRS from the coding sequence ATGGAAACCAGATGCCCCATTGTTGCGATTGTCGGCAGACCCAACGTCGGGAAATCATCGCTCTTCAATAGAATCACTGCATCGGCACCCATAACGCTGCCTTACACATACGACGATGCCGAAACTGAAACGAGCGACAAACCGCGCAACATAAAAAAAACGAGAATGCCTCGTAAATTCGCTGTCGTCCATGATACACCGGGTGTAACGCGCGACAGGAATTACGCAGATGTTGAATGGGAAGACCGCGCTTTTACCATCGTTGATACCGGCGGATTAGACATTGATCCGGACGATCGGCTTATCGATAACGTCCAATCGCAAGTAGATGCCGCTTTGGATGAAGCAAGCCTTATACTGTTCGTTGTTGACGCTCGAACCGGTATCATGCCACACGATAGAACCGTCGCCGATAAACTCAGGGCAACCGATAAACCCATCTTCCTCGTCGTCAACAAGGTAGATACCGAACGGTTCCGTAATGAAGCCGCAGAGTTCTACGCACTCGGATTCCCAGAACCGATATGGACATCGTGCGTTCAAAACGATGGGATTCGAGAACTCCTTGACCTTGTCGTAGACAGCCTACCGGAAACCGACGAGACACTATACGATACATCCAGCACCATAAAAATCGCGATTGTCGGCAGACCCAACGTCGGAAAATCCTCACTTATCAACAACCTACTCGGTGAAGAGCGAATGATCGTTGATGACCGACCCGGCACGACGCGCGACGCTGTGAATATCCAAATCGTTCACGACAATATCCCCTTTGAAATCGTTGACACAGCCGGAATGCGCCGCAAATCGGCGATCAACGACGAACTCGAATCCGCAACTGTCAAACGCGCCATACATAGTATCCGCCAAAGCGATATTGCTGTTCTCGTACTGGATGTAACCCAAGAGGCAGCACAACAAGATAAGGCTATCGCCAAGTTCATTGAACGACAAGGCAAAGCCTCTGTTTTAGTCATGAATAAATGGGACCTGATTGAAAAGGATAACGCAACACACCCGGCGTTTATGGATAAACTTGACATCCAACTCCCGCAACTCGATTATGTGCCACGTGTCTTCGTCTCTGCTGCCACGGGGCAACGCGTTACCCAAATACTAACGACAGCCTTAGAAGTTCATCGAGAGTATTGCACGCATATCCCGACACCCGCGCTTAACGAATTACTGCTGGAATTACGCAACGCGCATCCGCCACCACGTGTCAAAGGTGTACGTCCCGCGCTGAAATACATTACGCAAGTTGAGACGAAACCACCGACGTTTCTTATCTTCGGACGAAACGTAAACCGGGTCGGTCAACCGTATGAAGCATACCTCGTCAACAATATTCGCAGAGAATTCGGATTCCACGGCACACCGATACGTATTTTTTATCGTAGATCATAA
- a CDS encoding AI-2E family transporter — protein MNTQNEPNPQKPVLNGATILAIISVVLAAVWIAFAYYKGNSSNGSRTMLLHPVVPILLIVLLTRIYRWIDIRSIVILEIIMISVWVFIRLLGVLMPFILGFGFAYVFRFLWNALPFKKQYQRGIATTVIVLVCGGVLFYTGKQVSRQASQMGVGLLKFYHETVLPHAIGETFTAVAISVNSRADEDEVTENNEKSPPTETFYLGTNHGIYEMRPNTEGKLSPIGITNGGLLGKPIQVLTASENIIYAGTQSGLYRYYKTPPADENDASSTQVWHKVEDTPFDTLSIQAINVPHWDDTQIYVGTQKGLYASNDAGETWNPVAPNIYSGRSVVSIISTTDTNGDRVTYVASTRQMDAEIPLEQEEIQTTAAEVDAVPSEQSEQTDTTPTSKKTEAETTSRQTNTSSIITIVHWHLKGSSLGWEKLTEIKKEVYALAGGDDTTGDTNDSAIELYANTPDGLHGWNRHDWLKTERTPVISGAPATPLLASAPSGVYVGNSTAIWHRTTSTARWRTFTTYREGISHAYEDQPIVEQAKSYLTERIPTIAQTGGEAVREIFQFTSSIAFGFGGFLATLSLALIVFVYANQSFDNYFRSFLTLVPETHRDAAKAYLREIDKNLQEFLRGLVTVIAIVSIISSIAYSVIGVPFALVIGILAGICNAIPTFGPFIGGAFAFVAMLMGLAAGDFGEIDFLVRCAFVLGAILGIQAIDNSLISPKIMSDAIDVDPLLIMFAVIVGAAVLGFWGVLLAIPTIVVIKSVIAVSGDKTTLGKPT, from the coding sequence ATGAACACACAAAACGAACCGAACCCACAAAAACCGGTACTCAACGGTGCAACAATTCTCGCAATCATCAGCGTCGTACTCGCTGCTGTATGGATCGCTTTCGCTTATTACAAAGGCAACAGTTCCAACGGCAGTCGAACGATGCTACTACATCCGGTAGTCCCGATATTGCTGATTGTGTTGCTCACGCGTATCTATCGTTGGATCGATATAAGAAGCATCGTTATACTGGAAATCATAATGATAAGCGTCTGGGTTTTTATACGCTTGTTGGGTGTCCTGATGCCTTTCATTTTGGGGTTCGGTTTCGCTTACGTCTTCAGGTTCCTCTGGAACGCGCTCCCATTCAAAAAGCAATACCAACGCGGCATCGCAACCACTGTGATTGTGCTCGTCTGTGGCGGCGTGCTTTTCTATACCGGCAAACAGGTGAGTAGACAAGCCAGCCAGATGGGAGTTGGGTTACTGAAGTTTTACCATGAAACTGTTCTGCCGCACGCTATCGGTGAAACCTTTACAGCAGTCGCTATCAGTGTTAATTCGCGTGCTGATGAAGACGAAGTTACCGAAAACAACGAGAAATCCCCGCCCACAGAAACGTTTTATCTCGGCACGAACCACGGGATCTATGAAATGCGACCAAACACTGAAGGGAAACTTTCCCCTATCGGTATCACCAACGGTGGGCTCCTCGGTAAACCGATACAAGTACTTACAGCGAGTGAAAACATTATCTACGCTGGCACGCAAAGTGGGTTATATCGCTACTATAAAACACCACCTGCTGACGAAAACGACGCAAGTTCAACACAGGTATGGCATAAAGTGGAAGACACCCCTTTTGATACACTGTCTATCCAAGCCATCAACGTTCCACACTGGGATGATACACAGATTTACGTCGGAACACAGAAAGGACTTTACGCAAGTAACGACGCAGGCGAAACATGGAACCCGGTCGCGCCTAACATTTATAGCGGCAGGTCTGTTGTGAGTATCATCTCTACTACAGATACCAATGGTGATCGCGTAACCTACGTCGCCAGTACAAGGCAGATGGACGCGGAAATTCCCTTAGAACAGGAAGAAATCCAAACTACAGCAGCGGAAGTTGATGCGGTACCTTCAGAGCAGTCAGAGCAGACAGACACCACACCTACATCGAAGAAAACCGAAGCGGAAACCACTTCACGACAGACGAACACCTCATCTATAATCACGATAGTGCATTGGCACCTAAAAGGTTCTTCCCTCGGATGGGAAAAACTCACTGAAATAAAAAAGGAAGTTTATGCTCTGGCAGGTGGCGATGATACAACAGGTGACACAAATGACAGCGCAATCGAATTATATGCGAACACTCCGGATGGACTCCATGGATGGAATCGTCATGACTGGCTAAAAACGGAAAGGACACCTGTAATTTCTGGGGCACCAGCAACCCCACTGTTAGCCTCTGCACCTTCTGGGGTATACGTTGGTAACAGCACTGCTATCTGGCATCGCACTACTTCCACCGCCAGATGGCGAACGTTTACGACATACAGGGAAGGCATTAGCCACGCCTATGAGGACCAACCTATCGTTGAACAGGCAAAATCGTATTTGACGGAACGAATACCGACAATTGCACAAACCGGCGGCGAGGCTGTCAGAGAAATATTTCAGTTCACAAGTTCAATCGCTTTTGGCTTTGGCGGTTTTTTAGCGACTCTGTCCCTCGCACTCATCGTGTTTGTGTACGCCAACCAATCGTTTGATAATTATTTCAGGAGTTTCCTCACGCTCGTGCCTGAAACGCATCGGGACGCTGCCAAAGCATATCTGCGTGAAATTGACAAGAATTTACAAGAGTTTCTAAGAGGACTTGTCACAGTCATCGCAATCGTCTCGATAATTTCCTCCATTGCTTACAGTGTCATAGGTGTTCCCTTCGCTTTAGTTATCGGTATACTTGCCGGTATCTGTAATGCTATACCGACCTTCGGACCCTTTATCGGTGGTGCTTTCGCGTTTGTAGCCATGCTCATGGGGTTGGCAGCCGGAGATTTCGGGGAGATTGATTTCCTCGTTCGCTGCGCATTTGTGTTGGGTGCCATCCTCGGTATTCAGGCAATTGACAATTCGCTCATCTCCCCAAAAATCATGAGCGATGCCATTGATGTAGACCCGTTGCTGATTATGTTCGCCGTTATTGTCGGTGCAGCCGTACTCGGTTTTTGGGGAGTATTGCTTGCAATTCCTACCATTGTTGTGATAAAATCGGTTATTGCCGTTTCCGGTGACAAAACGACGCTTGGAAAGCCAACCTAA
- a CDS encoding dicarboxylate/amino acid:cation symporter yields the protein MNENENEQKPKVSLGLLYGIIIAIVAGAIIGGYAPDFAVHTTILGEVFLNLLKMIVVPLVVLSMIVGITNLGDIRNIGSIGGRTVLYYMATTAISVIIGMILVNIISPGKGLSQGEERPDLSYTLSGTEMLTVEMSGEFNRTYNNKYVITLADQNLRGEVKSISGTTATVESWQPLSEDARYVTTDTGERLLFIEGRLETIEPQNTGAGVNINLPIATSVSGKMEKTMGSTIKEVFLGNEETGKEGMIPSNVFKAMVHTDILPLIFFSLLIGAALSMLGDIGKPVVAVISGLNEAVMKLVHWIMYVAPLGIFGLIAGRIGEAKGFAGFWPELVAVGKYSATVVLGLGVHGAIALPILLLLLARRNPLNYFRGMATALLNAFSTASSSATLPLTMEGVENQNGVSSRTSSFVLPLGATINMDGTALYEAVAVMFIAQVYAISMDPAQQVVVVLTATLAAIGAAGIPEAGLVTMVIVLRAVDLPVEGITLILSIDWLLDRFRTTVNVWGDSIGAGVIEAYESRDGNATEVPATS from the coding sequence ATGAATGAAAATGAAAACGAACAGAAACCGAAAGTTAGCCTCGGGCTGCTTTACGGAATTATCATTGCGATTGTTGCCGGTGCAATTATCGGTGGTTACGCACCAGACTTCGCAGTCCACACAACGATACTCGGTGAAGTATTCTTAAACCTCTTGAAGATGATCGTCGTCCCGCTTGTTGTCCTGTCTATGATCGTTGGGATAACCAATTTAGGCGACATCCGCAACATCGGTTCCATCGGCGGACGAACCGTCCTGTATTATATGGCAACAACCGCCATCTCCGTTATTATCGGGATGATTCTTGTGAACATCATCTCGCCGGGAAAAGGGCTATCACAAGGTGAAGAACGTCCTGATCTGAGTTACACATTGTCTGGCACCGAGATGCTCACTGTTGAGATGAGCGGCGAATTCAATCGGACATATAACAATAAATACGTCATCACGCTCGCCGATCAAAACCTACGTGGCGAAGTGAAATCAATTTCCGGGACAACAGCCACAGTGGAGTCGTGGCAACCGTTATCGGAGGATGCGCGTTACGTCACAACAGACACCGGTGAACGCCTATTATTCATTGAGGGTCGTCTTGAGACGATAGAACCCCAAAACACAGGTGCAGGCGTTAACATCAACCTACCGATTGCCACAAGCGTGTCCGGCAAAATGGAAAAGACGATGGGCAGCACCATCAAAGAGGTATTCCTCGGCAACGAAGAGACAGGTAAAGAGGGGATGATCCCGTCAAACGTCTTCAAAGCGATGGTGCATACCGACATTTTGCCTTTAATCTTTTTCTCGCTTCTCATTGGTGCCGCTTTATCCATGTTGGGTGATATTGGCAAACCGGTCGTCGCTGTGATTTCGGGGCTAAATGAGGCGGTGATGAAACTCGTTCACTGGATCATGTATGTCGCACCGCTCGGTATCTTCGGTTTAATCGCAGGCAGGATTGGCGAGGCAAAAGGATTTGCGGGTTTCTGGCCCGAACTCGTCGCCGTGGGCAAGTACAGTGCGACAGTCGTCTTAGGGCTCGGCGTACACGGTGCTATTGCTTTACCAATCCTGCTTCTGTTGCTTGCACGCAGAAATCCGCTGAACTACTTCAGAGGCATGGCAACCGCTTTACTCAACGCCTTTTCGACAGCAAGTTCCAGCGCAACCCTCCCGCTAACGATGGAAGGGGTCGAGAATCAGAACGGTGTCTCCAGCCGGACTTCCAGTTTTGTGCTTCCGTTGGGAGCAACCATTAATATGGATGGCACTGCGCTTTATGAAGCCGTCGCTGTCATGTTTATCGCCCAAGTCTATGCGATCTCCATGGATCCAGCACAACAGGTGGTCGTCGTGCTGACCGCGACATTGGCAGCCATCGGTGCTGCAGGAATCCCAGAAGCGGGCCTCGTCACAATGGTTATTGTACTGAGAGCCGTAGATCTTCCAGTTGAGGGTATAACACTTATTCTCTCTATTGATTGGCTACTCGACCGGTTCCGTACCACAGTTAACGTCTGGGGCGACAGCATCGGCGCAGGCGTAATCGAGGCGTATGAATCCAGAGACGGAAATGCAACCGAAGTGCCAGCAACATCGTAA